In Bradyrhizobium sp. CCBAU 051011, the following are encoded in one genomic region:
- a CDS encoding adenylate/guanylate cyclase domain-containing protein: MADIPATHYVRSDDVHIAYQVIGDGPRDLLFVPGFVSNVEALWQSPARAAFFRKLATFARVITFDKRGTGMSDRGSQIFTLEQRMHDVQAVLDQVGSQRATLFGVSEGGPMSLLYAATYPERTSALVLYGTYARRSWAPDYTFAWTDAQWSTFLDDIERHWGSADAMSLLMWAPSLTGNKQALEQIAAYFRASASPGAASAVLRMNREIDVRDILPVTRVPTLILHRTDERVLDVRHARYMAQHIPGAKLIELSGQDHVAWVGDQDAIINEVEEFVTGHRQIAEPDRVLATVLFVDIAGSTERASALGDGAWHVLLDAFYAKARGVLGQYRGREVNTAGDGFLATFDGPARAVRCASAIGDAVRPLDLKVRCGLHTGECEFVAHDIVGIAVHIGARVAALAAPGEVLVSQTVRDLVAGSGLTFEERGRHILKGVPDKWRLFRALTT; the protein is encoded by the coding sequence ATGGCTGACATCCCGGCCACTCACTACGTCAGAAGTGACGACGTCCATATTGCCTATCAGGTGATTGGCGACGGTCCGCGCGACCTGCTGTTCGTCCCGGGCTTTGTCTCGAATGTTGAAGCGCTTTGGCAATCGCCGGCGCGCGCCGCCTTTTTTCGCAAGCTTGCGACGTTTGCGCGGGTCATCACGTTCGACAAGCGCGGCACCGGAATGTCTGATCGCGGCTCCCAGATCTTCACGCTTGAACAGCGGATGCACGACGTGCAGGCCGTGCTTGACCAGGTTGGCTCCCAGCGGGCCACCTTGTTTGGCGTGTCCGAGGGCGGTCCGATGTCGCTGCTCTATGCAGCGACATATCCCGAGCGCACGTCGGCTCTGGTGCTCTATGGCACCTATGCGCGACGCTCGTGGGCGCCTGACTACACATTCGCATGGACCGATGCGCAATGGAGCACTTTCCTCGACGACATTGAGCGCCACTGGGGCTCGGCAGATGCAATGAGTTTGCTGATGTGGGCGCCTAGCCTTACCGGCAACAAGCAGGCACTTGAGCAAATCGCCGCCTACTTCAGGGCCTCAGCAAGCCCCGGCGCGGCATCTGCGGTCTTGCGCATGAACCGGGAGATCGATGTCAGGGATATCCTGCCCGTTACGCGTGTACCGACCCTGATTTTGCATCGCACCGATGAGCGCGTGCTTGACGTCAGGCATGCGCGCTACATGGCGCAGCATATTCCTGGCGCAAAACTGATTGAGCTCAGCGGTCAGGATCATGTGGCCTGGGTTGGCGATCAGGATGCAATTATCAACGAGGTCGAAGAGTTCGTCACCGGGCATCGGCAAATAGCGGAGCCGGACCGGGTGCTTGCGACAGTGCTCTTCGTCGACATCGCGGGATCGACGGAACGCGCCTCCGCACTCGGCGACGGCGCTTGGCACGTGCTGCTCGACGCGTTCTATGCCAAAGCTCGGGGCGTGCTCGGCCAATATCGAGGTCGCGAAGTCAACACCGCCGGCGACGGTTTCCTGGCCACGTTCGACGGTCCTGCGCGCGCCGTGCGTTGCGCCAGCGCAATCGGCGATGCGGTGCGCCCCCTCGATCTGAAGGTCCGTTGCGGTTTGCATACCGGCGAGTGCGAATTCGTCGCTCACGATATTGTTGGTATTGCCGTGCATATTGGCGCGCGTGTCGCGGCGCTGGCGGCCCCGGGTGAAGTTCTGGTCTCACAGACGGTTCGCGATCTCGTCGCAGGCTCCGGATTGACGTTTGAAGAGCGCGGCCGTCACATTCTCAAAGGCGTGCCCGACAAATGGCGTCTGTTCCGTGCGTTGACGACCTAG
- a CDS encoding Crp/Fnr family transcriptional regulator, with translation MGRPANGGNRLLAALPPADLALLSPHLQKVSLEQDAVVVRSGDRREHVYFPHSGAISFMLDMPNGATIATAVIGREGALGALSVLGPSRSSVTAVVRVGGTASQISVSRFHAAYMRSSAIRDVVQAHTGWILSQLQHVAACNGLHPVETRLARWLLELHDRSEGPIMSVTQETLSQLLGVRRTTVTQMVAKLRAVGAIRSDRRGLIEIDRPRLEEATCECYSIMRHETDRILPNEAETPRLHFPSAGKSHGG, from the coding sequence ATGGGGCGTCCTGCCAATGGCGGTAATCGTCTCCTAGCTGCATTGCCGCCGGCGGACCTCGCGTTGCTCAGCCCTCATCTCCAGAAGGTCTCGCTTGAACAGGATGCCGTGGTCGTGCGATCGGGAGATCGACGCGAGCATGTTTACTTTCCCCACAGCGGGGCCATTTCCTTCATGCTCGACATGCCGAACGGAGCAACGATTGCAACCGCGGTTATCGGGCGCGAGGGAGCCCTTGGCGCTCTATCGGTCCTGGGGCCCTCCCGTTCTTCCGTGACCGCGGTCGTGCGGGTAGGCGGCACCGCATCCCAGATTTCCGTATCGCGGTTTCACGCTGCCTACATGAGAAGCAGCGCCATCAGAGACGTGGTTCAGGCGCACACGGGGTGGATTCTATCGCAGCTCCAGCACGTCGCAGCCTGTAATGGGTTGCACCCGGTCGAGACCCGCCTGGCCCGTTGGCTGCTTGAGCTGCACGATCGCAGCGAGGGCCCCATCATGTCAGTCACGCAGGAAACGCTTTCGCAATTGCTTGGAGTGCGACGAACGACCGTGACACAGATGGTTGCCAAACTCCGTGCCGTTGGTGCTATCAGATCCGATCGGCGGGGCTTGATCGAAATTGACAGGCCGCGGCTCGAGGAAGCTACCTGCGAATGCTATAGCATCATGCGCCATGAGACCGATCGGATCCTCCCGAATGAAGCCGAGACGCCGCGCCTGCATTTTCCGTCAGCCGGCAAGTCTCACGGTGGATGA
- a CDS encoding Rrf2 family transcriptional regulator — MARQDTPATSEVLAKAMRTNPVVLRRTMAGLRDRGFVQSEKGHGGGWTLACDLSKVTMLDIYLALGKPALFAFGNRSDAPDCLVEKAVNANLNQAFLEAEQRLMTRFGEITLSKLNADLQLRVKQRRDALDVEKIHGGAA; from the coding sequence ATGGCCCGACAAGATACACCCGCAACCTCGGAGGTTCTTGCGAAGGCTATGCGCACCAATCCTGTTGTGCTTCGTCGGACAATGGCTGGTCTACGCGATCGAGGATTTGTTCAGTCCGAGAAAGGGCATGGCGGCGGCTGGACGCTTGCTTGCGATCTTTCGAAGGTGACGATGCTCGACATTTACCTGGCGCTCGGCAAGCCGGCCTTGTTTGCCTTCGGCAATCGATCCGACGCGCCGGACTGTTTGGTGGAGAAAGCCGTCAACGCCAACCTGAACCAGGCCTTCCTGGAGGCTGAGCAGAGGCTGATGACCCGGTTTGGCGAAATAACCCTTTCCAAGCTCAACGCCGACCTTCAATTGCGGGTTAAACAACGCCGTGACGCTCTCGACGTGGAGAAAATTCACGGAGGCGCGGCGTGA
- a CDS encoding class I SAM-dependent methyltransferase yields MKPSVFDARAASSYAEGPPRQVPGYSSLHRMVSLLLAERTPQDGRVLVLGAGGGQELKAMAEAHPGWSFDGVDPSSEMLRLAVQVAGPDAARMRFHRGYIDDAPGGPFDAATSILTFHFIPHDQRLETLKQMRRRLRVGAPFVLVHLSFPQTEPERSIWIDRHVAYGLSNGLEPADAKRARQAISNGLTILSPEEDVAMLRLAGFSNASLFYAGLSIRGWVAYAE; encoded by the coding sequence GTGAAACCTTCTGTCTTTGACGCACGCGCCGCCAGCTCTTACGCTGAAGGCCCACCACGACAAGTTCCTGGTTATTCGAGCTTGCACCGCATGGTGTCACTGCTACTCGCAGAGCGAACCCCACAGGATGGCCGCGTGCTGGTCTTGGGTGCTGGGGGCGGCCAGGAGCTCAAGGCGATGGCGGAAGCGCATCCAGGATGGTCATTCGACGGGGTGGATCCCTCCAGCGAAATGCTTCGTCTGGCCGTTCAAGTGGCGGGGCCGGACGCTGCACGCATGCGGTTTCATCGAGGCTACATTGACGACGCTCCCGGCGGGCCTTTCGATGCTGCCACATCCATTTTGACTTTCCATTTCATCCCTCATGACCAACGCCTCGAAACCTTAAAGCAAATGCGGCGTCGGTTGAGAGTCGGTGCACCCTTCGTCCTGGTCCATCTCAGCTTCCCGCAAACTGAGCCTGAGCGGTCGATATGGATAGACCGTCATGTCGCGTATGGCCTGTCGAATGGATTAGAACCGGCCGATGCCAAGAGAGCCCGCCAAGCAATCAGCAACGGACTAACAATCCTGTCGCCCGAAGAAGACGTGGCCATGCTCCGCCTTGCCGGATTTTCGAATGCTAGCCTGTTCTATGCAGGATTGAGCATCAGAGGCTGGGTCGCCTACGCCGAATAG
- a CDS encoding nuclear transport factor 2 family protein has translation MTEGSNRQRVLDFLNVLYSGDVEAALERCTDDCESLANAPIDILPHMGHRRGKAELREMWNAVRARYSELRCEVPMLVTEGDKAAAFIRVFFRKNINQRMVQFDIAGFYTLRDGKISHIREIIDTFDLVQQLLERDIAAILTGRRPDPI, from the coding sequence ATGACCGAGGGATCGAATCGCCAGCGCGTGCTGGATTTCCTCAACGTCCTGTATTCCGGCGACGTCGAAGCCGCGCTGGAGCGCTGCACCGACGATTGCGAATCCCTCGCCAACGCCCCGATCGACATCCTTCCGCATATGGGTCATCGCCGCGGCAAGGCCGAGCTGCGCGAGATGTGGAATGCGGTGCGCGCCCGCTATTCCGAGCTGCGCTGCGAGGTGCCGATGCTGGTCACCGAGGGCGACAAAGCGGCCGCGTTCATCCGCGTGTTCTTCCGCAAGAACATCAATCAACGCATGGTGCAGTTCGACATCGCCGGCTTCTACACGCTGCGCGACGGCAAGATCAGCCACATCAGGGAAATCATCGACACCTTCGACCTGGTCCAGCAACTGCTCGAGCGCGACATCGCCGCGATCCTGACCGGCCGGCGGCCCGACCCGATCTAG
- a CDS encoding nuclear transport factor 2 family protein yields the protein MTEHSLWRFSRALHRAINERQPADLEAVLDEDVDWAIYGPIDMYPFFGSRRGKAAVIDVIRQIADNFRVHRFDRESIMLGVDSAASMMRYSLTALDSNKPISLRIAHFAQFKAGRLTNFRVLVDTFDLVEQTVGYPINLPRMAV from the coding sequence ATGACAGAGCATAGTCTCTGGCGTTTTTCGCGCGCGTTGCATCGCGCGATCAATGAACGCCAGCCTGCCGATCTCGAAGCCGTGCTCGACGAAGACGTCGACTGGGCGATCTATGGACCGATTGACATGTATCCGTTCTTCGGCTCGCGCCGCGGCAAGGCCGCCGTGATCGATGTCATCAGGCAGATCGCCGACAATTTCCGCGTCCACCGCTTCGACCGCGAATCGATCATGCTGGGCGTGGACTCGGCCGCCTCGATGATGCGCTATTCGCTGACCGCGCTGGATTCGAACAAGCCGATCAGCCTGCGCATCGCCCATTTCGCCCAGTTCAAGGCCGGCCGCCTGACCAACTTCCGTGTGCTGGTCGACACCTTCGACCTGGTCGAGCAGACCGTGGGCTATCCGATCAACCTGCCGCGGATGGCGGTTTAG
- a CDS encoding MaoC family dehydratase, which produces MRFFEDIEIGARREFGSFTFTADDIKRFAAQFDPQRFHLDEEEGRKSLFGGLAASGWHVAAVCMKLLVADGKRLSAEAAARGERVAVWGPSPGFRELRWIRPVLAGDTVSFSNQVETKRTSEKRPEWGILQARNTGINQRGEAVFSFLATAFVPRRGGISGDRPGQHG; this is translated from the coding sequence ATGCGCTTCTTTGAGGATATCGAGATCGGCGCCCGGCGCGAGTTCGGCTCGTTTACCTTTACCGCCGACGACATCAAGCGGTTTGCTGCGCAGTTCGATCCGCAGCGCTTTCACCTCGATGAGGAGGAGGGGCGCAAATCCCTGTTCGGGGGATTGGCCGCATCGGGCTGGCACGTTGCGGCGGTGTGCATGAAGCTGCTGGTCGCCGACGGCAAGCGTCTGTCGGCGGAAGCCGCCGCGCGCGGTGAGCGGGTCGCGGTATGGGGGCCGTCGCCGGGTTTTCGCGAACTGCGCTGGATCAGGCCGGTGTTGGCAGGCGATACCGTCAGCTTCTCCAACCAGGTCGAAACCAAGCGGACCTCGGAGAAGCGTCCCGAATGGGGCATCCTCCAGGCCCGCAATACCGGCATCAATCAGCGCGGCGAAGCCGTGTTCTCGTTCCTCGCCACCGCCTTCGTGCCGCGGCGGGGTGGGATTTCAGGGGACCGTCCGGGGCAACATGGTTAG
- a CDS encoding MaoC family dehydratase — translation MTTLTFEDFKPGHFGTFGPRHVTREEILAFAAEYDPQPMHLDEEAANASMLKGLSGSGWHLGSLMMRMLFDGFIGRTASLGSPGVNEMRWLAPLRPGDDLMLDVDVAEARISKSRPETGIVTFKGTIHNAAGVVLCEMESPIIVRRRLEAGAE, via the coding sequence ATGACCACGCTGACCTTCGAAGACTTCAAGCCCGGCCATTTCGGCACGTTCGGACCGCGCCATGTCACGCGCGAGGAGATTTTGGCCTTCGCCGCCGAATACGACCCGCAGCCGATGCATCTGGACGAGGAGGCGGCCAACGCATCCATGCTGAAGGGGCTGTCCGGTTCGGGCTGGCATCTCGGCTCGCTGATGATGCGAATGCTGTTCGACGGCTTCATCGGCCGCACCGCCTCGCTCGGCTCGCCCGGTGTCAATGAAATGCGCTGGCTGGCGCCGCTGCGCCCGGGTGACGACCTGATGCTGGATGTCGACGTCGCGGAGGCCAGGATTTCGAAGAGCCGCCCCGAGACGGGCATCGTGACCTTCAAGGGCACGATCCACAATGCGGCAGGCGTCGTGCTGTGCGAGATGGAGTCGCCGATCATCGTGCGTCGGCGTCTCGAGGCGGGAGCGGAGTAG
- a CDS encoding DUF4282 domain-containing protein — MFDFQDLFQWDRFITPTIIKTFYWLVIGLIVLFGLSGIFSALAAMAVSPFGGFILLLSSIAGVVVGVVFSRIAAEFILIVFRINEHLGAIRDQGGMR; from the coding sequence ATGTTCGATTTTCAGGATCTGTTTCAGTGGGATCGTTTCATTACGCCCACGATCATCAAGACTTTCTACTGGCTGGTCATCGGCTTGATCGTGCTGTTCGGCCTCTCCGGGATCTTTTCGGCGCTTGCAGCGATGGCGGTCAGCCCGTTCGGCGGCTTCATCCTGCTGTTGTCCTCGATCGCCGGCGTCGTGGTCGGCGTGGTGTTTTCGCGCATCGCCGCGGAGTTCATCCTGATCGTCTTCCGCATCAACGAGCATCTCGGAGCAATCCGCGATCAGGGCGGGATGCGGTAA
- the ychF gene encoding redox-regulated ATPase YchF, whose translation MGFKCGIVGLPNVGKSTLFNALTETAAAQAANYPFCTIEPNVGEVAVPDPRLDKLSDIAKSAQIIPTRLTFVDIAGLVRGASKGEGLGNQFLATIREVDAVAHVVRCFEDSDITHVEGKIAPLADIETIETELMLADLDSLEKRVDNLAKKAKGNDKDAKEALDLVNRALVLLRDGKPARFLERKPEEERAFGMLGLLTSKPVLYVCNVEEGSAKEGNSFSKQVFEHAKKEGAVAVVISAKIESEIATLSREERAEFLDTLGLEEAGLDRLIRAGYQLLDLITYFTVGPKEARAWTIHRGTKAPAAAGVIHTDFEKGFIRAETIAYPDYVALSGEAGARDAGKLRLEGKEYVVADGDVMHFRFNT comes from the coding sequence ATGGGATTCAAATGCGGTATCGTCGGCCTGCCCAATGTCGGCAAGTCGACGCTGTTCAACGCGCTGACGGAGACGGCAGCGGCGCAGGCGGCGAATTATCCGTTCTGCACGATCGAGCCGAATGTCGGCGAGGTCGCGGTGCCGGATCCCCGACTCGACAAGCTCTCCGATATCGCCAAGTCCGCGCAGATCATTCCGACGCGGCTTACCTTCGTCGATATCGCCGGTCTCGTCCGTGGCGCCTCCAAGGGCGAAGGCCTCGGCAACCAGTTCCTCGCCACCATCCGAGAGGTCGACGCGGTCGCGCATGTGGTGCGGTGTTTTGAGGATTCCGACATCACTCATGTCGAAGGCAAGATCGCGCCGCTGGCCGATATCGAAACCATCGAAACCGAGCTGATGCTTGCCGACCTCGACAGCTTGGAAAAGCGGGTCGACAATCTGGCAAAGAAGGCCAAGGGTAACGACAAGGACGCCAAGGAGGCGCTCGACCTCGTCAATCGCGCCCTGGTGCTGCTGCGCGACGGCAAGCCCGCGCGCTTTCTCGAGCGCAAGCCGGAAGAAGAGCGTGCCTTCGGCATGCTCGGCCTCCTGACGTCGAAGCCAGTGCTTTACGTCTGCAACGTCGAGGAAGGTTCGGCCAAGGAAGGCAACAGCTTTTCGAAGCAGGTGTTCGAGCACGCCAAGAAGGAAGGCGCGGTCGCGGTGGTGATCTCGGCCAAGATCGAATCCGAGATTGCGACCCTGTCACGCGAAGAGCGCGCCGAGTTTCTCGATACCCTCGGCCTGGAAGAGGCCGGCCTCGACCGCCTGATCCGCGCCGGCTACCAGTTGCTCGACCTCATCACCTATTTCACCGTGGGGCCGAAGGAGGCCCGCGCCTGGACTATTCATCGCGGCACCAAGGCGCCCGCGGCGGCCGGCGTCATCCATACCGATTTCGAAAAGGGCTTCATCCGGGCCGAGACCATCGCCTATCCCGACTACGTCGCGCTGAGCGGCGAAGCCGGCGCCCGCGATGCCGGCAAGCTCCGGCTGGAGGGCAAGGAATATGTCGTCGCCGACGGCGACGTGATGCATTTCAGGTTTAATACCTGA
- the pth gene encoding aminoacyl-tRNA hydrolase yields MRLFVGLGNPGSKYANNRHNIGFMAVDEIARRHGFAPWRRRFQGETSEGTLDREKVVLLRPTTYMNESGRAVQEAANFFKLGASDVTVFQDELELPPAKVRVKVGGGIAGHNGLRSISSHIGNDYRRVRLGIGHPGIKEMVHSHVLSDFAKSDRAWVEALCAAVADNAGLLAAGHDSSFANKVHLALQAKGIFDKADDGKQG; encoded by the coding sequence ATGCGCCTGTTTGTCGGTCTCGGTAACCCCGGTTCGAAATACGCGAACAACCGGCACAACATCGGGTTCATGGCCGTCGATGAAATTGCGCGGCGTCACGGTTTCGCACCGTGGCGCCGCCGTTTTCAGGGCGAGACTTCCGAAGGCACGCTCGATCGCGAGAAGGTCGTTCTGCTTCGGCCGACCACCTACATGAACGAGTCCGGGCGCGCGGTTCAGGAAGCTGCGAATTTCTTCAAGCTCGGTGCTTCCGATGTCACCGTGTTTCAGGACGAACTCGAACTGCCGCCGGCAAAAGTGCGCGTCAAGGTCGGCGGCGGTATCGCCGGCCACAACGGGCTGCGCTCGATCTCCTCGCATATCGGCAACGACTATCGCCGGGTGCGGCTCGGGATCGGTCATCCCGGCATCAAGGAAATGGTGCACAGCCACGTGTTGTCGGACTTTGCGAAGAGCGACCGGGCCTGGGTGGAAGCCTTGTGCGCGGCGGTGGCCGACAATGCCGGCTTGCTGGCGGCAGGGCACGACTCCTCGTTTGCGAACAAGGTGCATCTGGCGCTGCAGGCCAAGGGAATTTTCGACAAGGCAGACGACGGGAAGCAGGGCTGA
- a CDS encoding 50S ribosomal protein L25/general stress protein Ctc, whose amino-acid sequence MATVKELKATARPQSGKGAARAERRAGRVPGVIYGNNQPPVTISVDDKELRQRILAGRFLTTLFDIDLEGKKHRVIPRDFHLDPVKDFPLHVDFLRLGEGATIRVSVPLHVVNGETSPGVKRGGTVNIVTHTIDLECSVDNIPQYLEADVGALEISYSLHLSDIKLPTGVKALSREDATLVTIVPPSGYAEEQKAAAAAAAAGTAAPAAGAAPAAAAPAAGAAAPAAAAKAPAGGDKKK is encoded by the coding sequence ATGGCGACCGTCAAGGAATTGAAGGCGACCGCGCGTCCGCAGAGCGGCAAGGGGGCCGCCCGGGCAGAGCGTCGCGCCGGGAGAGTGCCCGGAGTGATCTACGGCAACAACCAGCCCCCCGTGACCATTTCGGTCGACGACAAGGAACTGCGGCAGCGCATCCTGGCCGGCCGGTTCCTGACCACGCTGTTCGACATCGATCTCGAGGGCAAGAAGCACCGCGTGATTCCGCGCGACTTCCACCTCGATCCGGTGAAGGACTTCCCGCTGCATGTCGACTTCCTGCGGCTGGGCGAAGGCGCCACCATCCGCGTCAGCGTTCCCCTGCACGTCGTCAACGGCGAAACCTCGCCCGGCGTCAAGCGTGGCGGCACCGTCAACATCGTCACCCACACCATCGATCTCGAATGCTCGGTCGATAACATCCCGCAGTACCTCGAAGCCGACGTCGGCGCGCTGGAAATCAGCTACTCGCTGCATCTCTCCGACATCAAGCTGCCGACCGGCGTGAAGGCGCTGTCGCGTGAGGACGCGACGCTGGTGACCATCGTGCCGCCGTCCGGCTATGCTGAAGAGCAGAAGGCTGCGGCTGCTGCTGCGGCTGCCGGCACGGCTGCTCCGGCGGCGGGTGCCGCTCCTGCTGCCGCCGCGCCTGCGGCGGGTGCTGCAGCTCCGGCGGCGGCCGCCAAGGCGCCGGCGGGCGGCGACAAGAAGAAGTAA
- a CDS encoding accessory factor UbiK family protein, translating to MTQTSNRFFDEIGRLMNDAAGAAQGVKREVDTVMRNQAERILRDLDLVKREEFDAVKDMARLAREENEALKSRIAALEAKLGISPAVPDAGSTQADG from the coding sequence ATGACCCAGACCAGCAATCGGTTTTTCGACGAGATCGGCCGTCTGATGAACGACGCCGCCGGCGCCGCGCAGGGCGTCAAGCGCGAGGTCGATACGGTCATGCGCAACCAGGCCGAGCGCATCCTGCGCGACCTCGATCTCGTCAAGCGCGAGGAGTTCGACGCGGTCAAGGACATGGCCCGCCTGGCGCGCGAGGAAAACGAGGCGCTCAAGAGCCGGATCGCGGCGCTGGAAGCCAAGCTCGGCATTTCGCCCGCGGTGCCGGATGCCGGCAGCACGCAGGCGGACGGGTAG
- a CDS encoding dienelactone hydrolase family protein has product MIDQQIDIATKDGKTTTFITHPERGGPFPVIIFYMDAPAIREELRDMARRLGTSGYYVMLPNLYYRSGVMELGPIPPDPEAPERKRMFGFMNSINIPMVMEDTKALLAFAETQEAANTKIVGTVGYCMSGRYAVNAATQFPDRVKAAASIYGTHLATDQTDSPHLAASKTKAELYFACAETDIYAPQEIIDKLKQAMQGTKNEVEIFPDTHHGFAFPKRPVYHRDAAERHWERLLALYRRNLAQ; this is encoded by the coding sequence ATGATCGACCAGCAGATCGATATTGCGACCAAGGACGGCAAGACCACGACCTTCATCACCCATCCCGAGCGCGGCGGGCCCTTCCCGGTCATCATCTTCTACATGGATGCGCCGGCGATCCGCGAGGAACTGCGCGACATGGCGCGCCGCCTCGGCACGTCGGGTTATTACGTGATGCTGCCAAATCTGTATTACCGTTCGGGCGTCATGGAGCTGGGGCCGATCCCGCCGGATCCAGAGGCGCCCGAGCGGAAGCGGATGTTCGGCTTCATGAACTCCATCAACATTCCCATGGTGATGGAAGACACCAAGGCATTGCTCGCCTTCGCCGAGACGCAAGAAGCAGCAAACACGAAGATCGTCGGCACCGTCGGCTACTGCATGAGCGGCCGTTACGCCGTCAACGCAGCGACGCAGTTTCCGGATCGCGTGAAGGCGGCGGCTTCCATCTACGGCACCCATCTTGCGACCGACCAGACCGACAGCCCGCATCTGGCTGCATCGAAGACCAAGGCCGAATTGTATTTCGCCTGCGCCGAGACCGACATCTACGCGCCGCAGGAGATCATCGACAAGCTGAAGCAGGCAATGCAGGGAACGAAGAACGAGGTCGAGATCTTTCCAGACACCCATCACGGCTTCGCTTTCCCGAAGCGGCCGGTCTATCACCGCGACGCCGCCGAGCGGCATTGGGAGCGGCTGTTGGCGCTCTATCGCCGCAACCTCGCGCAGTAG
- the lgt gene encoding prolipoprotein diacylglyceryl transferase: MPFLTITFPEIDPVAISIGPLAIRWYALAYICGIVLGWIYARALIRSEKVWDGPAPIAPVQLDDFILWVTLGIIIGGRTGYVLFYNPAFFIQNPAAILKLWEGGMSFHGGFLGCVAAVMLFALKNNISILSLGDITTAVAPIGIFLGRLANFIKGELWGREADASVPWRMVFPDDRLQLFRHPSQLYEAALEGVLLFAVLAIMVRMGALKRPGLILGSFIAIYALARIASEFFREPDPQLGFLWGGLTMGMLLSVPMIIAGVILIMMAWRRGTPQHIEKSI, from the coding sequence ATGCCCTTCCTCACCATTACCTTTCCGGAAATCGATCCGGTCGCCATTTCGATCGGACCGCTCGCGATCCGATGGTATGCGCTGGCCTATATCTGCGGCATCGTGCTTGGATGGATCTATGCGCGCGCGCTGATCAGAAGCGAGAAAGTGTGGGACGGGCCGGCGCCGATTGCGCCCGTGCAGCTCGACGACTTCATTCTCTGGGTCACGCTCGGCATCATCATCGGCGGCCGCACCGGCTATGTGCTGTTCTATAACCCGGCCTTCTTCATCCAGAATCCTGCCGCCATTCTCAAACTATGGGAAGGCGGCATGTCCTTCCATGGCGGCTTTCTGGGCTGCGTCGCGGCGGTGATGCTGTTTGCGCTCAAGAACAACATCTCCATCCTGTCGCTCGGCGACATCACTACCGCCGTCGCTCCGATCGGAATATTCCTCGGACGGCTCGCCAACTTCATCAAGGGTGAGCTGTGGGGGCGAGAGGCGGATGCCAGCGTGCCCTGGAGAATGGTCTTTCCCGACGACCGGTTGCAACTCTTCCGCCACCCAAGCCAGCTCTACGAAGCGGCGCTCGAGGGCGTCTTGCTGTTTGCGGTCCTGGCGATCATGGTCCGGATGGGCGCCCTGAAGCGACCGGGCCTGATCCTCGGCAGCTTCATTGCGATCTACGCGCTTGCGCGCATCGCCAGCGAATTCTTCCGTGAACCCGATCCCCAGCTCGGATTTTTGTGGGGCGGGCTGACCATGGGTATGCTTTTGTCGGTGCCGATGATCATTGCCGGGGTCATCCTGATCATGATGGCATGGCGCCGCGGAACGCCGCAGCATATAGAGAAGTCGATTTAA